GCGAGCGCGTCGGGCACGCACTCGAGCACGATCGAGAAGCACCCGGCCTCGGCGAGCGCCTTCGCGTCCTCCAGGATGTCCTCGGCGGCGCCCGCCGTCTTCCCCTGGACCCGGAAGCCGCCGAACTTCCGGAAGGACTGCGGCGTCATCCCGACGTGGCCCATGACGGGGATGTCGGCGGCGAGGATCGCCTCGACCGAGGGAAGGACGCGCCGGCCCCCTTCGAGCTTGACCGCCCCGCAGCCCCCCTCGGCGAGGAACCGCCCCGCGTTCCTGACGGCCTCGGCCGGGCTCGCCTGGTAGGAGAGGAAAGGCATGTCGCCGACGACGAGCGCGCGCCGGGCGGCGCCCGACACGGCCGAGGCATGCCGCACGAGCGCGTCGAGGCTCGCCGTCAGGGTCGAAGAGCGGCCGTAGACCGCCATCTCGACCGAGTCGCCGACGAGCAGGACGTCGATCCCCGCCGCGTCGAGAAGGCGCGCCGACGGCGCGTCGTACGCCGTGAGCACGGCGATTTTCTCTTTCCCTTTGCGGGAGACGAGCTCCGGAATGGAAACCGGCGTTTCCGCTGTCTTCACGTTCGCTCCTCGGCCTTCGGTCGGCCCCCGAGGGTGGCCGCCGAAAAGGGCTCGTGAAAAATGTCCTCCGTCTCGGTCCCGCCTATCGGGATCCGATCGGAACGTAATATTGTACGCCCTTTTTGATCTTCTTGATCTGCTCCACGAGGTCGTCGAAATGCTCCGGCCGGGTGACGAAGTCGATCTCGTTGGTGTCGACGACGAGGAGCGGCGTCTCCTCGTAGTGGTAGAAGTAGTAGTTGTAGGCCTCGATCAGCTGCCGCAGGTAGTCGACCGAGATCGACTTCTCGTATCCCAGGTTCCGCTTCTTGACGCGCTTCAGGCACGTCTCGAGCGATCCCTGCAGGTAGATGACGAGGTCCGGCTTCGGGACGCTCTCGGACAGCAGGTTGTAGAGCTTGTCGTAGATCAGGAGCTCCGAGTCGTCGAGGTTCAGGCACGCGAAGATCTTGTCCTTCGGGAACGTGTAGTCGGCCACCACGAGCCCGGAGAAGAGGTCGATCTGGGCGATCTCGCGCTGCTGCTGGTACCGCGAGAGGAGGAAAAAGAGCTGCGTCTGGAAGGCCGCTCCCTTCCGGTTCTTGTAGAAGTCGGGGAGAAACGGGTTGTCGATGTCCTCGAGAACCTTCACCCCCTGGAATCGCTTGGCGAGGAGCTCGACGAGGGAGGTCTTCCCGACGCCGATCGGCCCGTCGATCGCGATGTGGTGGAGGGGGAGCTCGGTTCTGGGGGAAGTGGTCACGATGGAAGAGATTTTATCCCGGATCGGCCGGCCCGGTTTCGCGACGCTCGCCGAGCTCCCTCATCCGCCGGCTTG
This genomic window from Thermoanaerobaculia bacterium contains:
- the panB gene encoding 3-methyl-2-oxobutanoate hydroxymethyltransferase, translated to MKTAETPVSIPELVSRKGKEKIAVLTAYDAPSARLLDAAGIDVLLVGDSVEMAVYGRSSTLTASLDALVRHASAVSGAARRALVVGDMPFLSYQASPAEAVRNAGRFLAEGGCGAVKLEGGRRVLPSVEAILAADIPVMGHVGMTPQSFRKFGGFRVQGKTAGAAEDILEDAKALAEAGCFSIVLECVPDALAARITESIPVPTIGIGAGPHCDGQVLVYHDLLGLSGDFRPKFVRRYADLAPVIEDAARRYLEDVKSGAFPSREETFVPDAPPLRRVY
- a CDS encoding deoxynucleoside kinase translates to MTTSPRTELPLHHIAIDGPIGVGKTSLVELLAKRFQGVKVLEDIDNPFLPDFYKNRKGAAFQTQLFFLLSRYQQQREIAQIDLFSGLVVADYTFPKDKIFACLNLDDSELLIYDKLYNLLSESVPKPDLVIYLQGSLETCLKRVKKRNLGYEKSISVDYLRQLIEAYNYYFYHYEETPLLVVDTNEIDFVTRPEHFDDLVEQIKKIKKGVQYYVPIGSR